The following are encoded in a window of Thermomicrobiales bacterium genomic DNA:
- a CDS encoding adenine phosphoribosyltransferase, producing the protein MSQGGTPTIDDLEAKIRSIPNFPKPGILYRDITPLIADGPYFKAAVDLMAAPYESVDHIVSIESRGFVFGAPMAYTLGAGLVTVRKVGRLPGNTLQEDYELEYGVNTVEIHSDAIKPGQRVVIVDDLLATGGTIRAAINLVERLDAELVGVCVLIELSELNGRKKLEGHDVRSLIVF; encoded by the coding sequence ATGAGCCAGGGCGGAACGCCAACGATCGACGATCTGGAAGCGAAGATTCGCTCGATTCCGAACTTCCCGAAACCCGGCATTCTCTATCGGGACATCACACCGCTGATAGCAGACGGTCCGTATTTCAAGGCGGCGGTCGATCTGATGGCAGCGCCCTATGAGTCGGTCGATCACATTGTTTCGATCGAGAGCCGCGGATTCGTCTTTGGCGCTCCGATGGCATATACCCTCGGCGCCGGCCTGGTGACCGTGCGCAAGGTGGGTCGGCTCCCTGGCAATACCCTGCAGGAAGACTACGAGCTGGAATACGGCGTCAACACGGTCGAGATCCATTCCGACGCCATCAAGCCCGGTCAGCGCGTGGTCATCGTGGATGACCTGCTGGCAACCGGCGGCACCATTCGGGCCGCGATCAACCTGGTCGAGCGTCTCGACGCGGAACTCGTCGGGGTGTGCGTGCTCATCGAGCTCAGCGAGCTCAATGGGCGCAAGAAGCTCGAAGGGCACGACGTGCGGAGCTTGATCGTTTTCTAG